A window of Patescibacteria group bacterium genomic DNA:
GCGGCATCTCAACGGTAATATTCTTCAGATTGTGGGTCCGCGCACCTTTTACAATGATTTTATTTTCCATGTATATGTAATTGAAACGCCCCTCGCATGCACGCTAGGGGTTTAATATAGTCACTATATCAGTTCTCTCTCGCTAAGTAAACGTTCTTTCTCTCTCATTAGTTGACCGAGCACCACTTTTACTTTTGAAACAAAGGGGTTTTTAGGCGCATTATGTAATCATTGTTTCCGTAGATGCAAAATAAAGAAGTTGGCAAAAGTGGTGCTCGGTTGACTTTTGTTGTTTTTTATTTTACTCTGTTTCCAGACTCAATCAAAAACGGAGGTTCCTCCAGTGAAGCACCAGAGGCAACGTACCAACAAGCGGGATGTGAGGCTTATGTACGAAGATCTGCCGGTACCCGAACAAGAAGACGTTGAAAGTATGAAAACAATCATAGACTTCATGCTTTCATTACCGGAAAACAAGGAAAGGGAAATAGTCCCCGTCGCGCTTATTGGAGAGTATCCTAACTACGAAGTATTGTTCCAAGTAGGCCAATATTACCGAAAAGAATTCGCGGAAATACTTTTTGAAACCATTGATTCCGCGATTCCCTTTTGCGTCTTAAGCTTCAAACGCAGACAGGAAAGCAGAGCTCCTTTACCCCACGAGTACCTCCACTAAGTATCCGTTACTGCAAAACCCTCTCATATGAGAGGGTTTTTTTATACAATCACACGGAGAGATCTTTGAGCGCTTGTATCTCGTCGCGCAATATGGCGGCAGTTTCAAAATCAAGTATTTTGACCGAGGCGTTCATTTGGCGTTCTTTTAGTCGAATAAGTTTTTTGAGTTTCTCGGGCTGGCCCGCAAAAACTTGAACATCAAGCGTGAGGTTCGCTTTCACCGCTTTGTCGTGCGCGGACTCCAGCTGATCGGCAATGTCATGGATCTTTTTGATGATTGTTTTTGGGGTAATGCCATGCTTTTCATTGTATGCCACCTGAACTGTGCGGCGCCTGTTTGTCTCAGCGATAGCGCGCGCCATTGAGCCGGTCATGTTGTCTGCATAAAGAATAACACGGCCGAATACATTGCGCGCAGCGCGACCGATGATCTGAATGAGCGCCGTTTCACTTCGCAGGAATCCCTCCTTGTCCGCATCAAGAATGCCGATCAAAGTCACTTCGGGCAGATCAAGCCCTTCGCGCAGGAGATTCACCCCGACAATGCAATCAAATTCTCCCTTACGGAACTTAGTTAGAATTTTGATACGATCAATCGTCTTGATATCGCTATGCAGGTATTCCGCTTTCACCCCCTTTTCCTTAAAATATTCGGAAAGATCCTCCGCCATACGCTTGGTAAGCGTGGTGGCGATAACCCGATTCCCTTTTTTGATCTCTTGTTGTGCTTCCGCCATGAAATCTTGAATCTGCCCTTTGTACTTTCCTTTCTCAAGGATCGGACGCACCGTAACCTCCGGGTCCACAAGACCCGTCGGACGGATCACTTGTTCCACGATTTTTTTGCTTACTTCCCGTTCATAATTTCCGGGCGTTGCGGATGTAAAAATAACCTGCCCAACCCGCTTTTCAAATTCAGGAAATTTCAGTGGACGATTATCAAGCGCCGAAGGAAGCCGAAAACCATATTCAACAAGGTTTCGCTTGCGCGACGCGTCTCCTTCATACATTCCGCCGATCTGCGGAATGCTCACGTGCGATTCATCAATGACCGTTAAAAAACCTGGTGTACCATCAACGTTGCGCGGGAAATACGATAAAAGCGTGTCCGGCGGTTCACCGGGTGCCTTTCCGGAAAGGTGGCGTGAATAGTTCTCAATCCCGTTACAATACCCCACCTCTTTGATAAGCGCCAAATCATGGTTGGTTCGCCGACGCAACCGTTCGGCATCAAGTTCCTTTCCTGCTTTTTCAAGCTCTTTAATGCGTTCCTTGAGTTCCTGTCTGATCGCCTTCATGGCGCGTTCTTTTTTGTCTTTGTCGGTAATGAAGTGCTTCGCGGGAAACAAAAATATTTCCTTTTCTTCACCTAAAATGGTCTGTGAAGTGGAATCAATCTTTGTAATACGCGTTATCTCTCCGCCCGCTATCTCAACACGGAAAATGACTTTCTCGGAAACTGGCATGATCTCTATCACATTCCCTATGCCGCGAAAATCTCCCGGTGAGAGGTCGGCGATGGTACGTTCAAAAAAGATACTGACAAGCCGGTGAAGGAGTTCGGTGCGATTTATCTTGTCTCCAATGGAAAGTTTCAGATTTTCCTTTTCATATTCTTCGGGAGAACCTAATCCATAGATACATGACACGGATGCAACAATAATCACATCTTTGCGGGTCAAAAGCGCTTGAGTGGACGCATGGCGCAGTCGATCAATTTCTTCGTTTATCTGCGCGTCTTTCTCAATATAAGTATCAGACACCGGCAAATATGCCTCCGGCTGATAGAAGTCATAGTAGGAAACAAAGTAGTGCACCGCGTTGTCAGGGAAAAAATCTCGGTACTCCTGCGCCAATTGTGCAGCGAGCGTTTTGTTGTGCGCGATCACAAGCGTCGGTTTTTGTACCGCCTCTATCACATTTGCCACTGTGAATGTCTTTCCTGAACCCGTCACTCCGAGTAGCGTCTGGTGAGCAAGGCCGCCGCTCAAGCCCTCTACGAGCTCGGCGATCGCCCGCGGTTGGTCGCCCGCAGGCTTGTATTCAGATTTAAGTTTGAATTTTGCCATAATACTCTTTAAGAAATTCTGTTTTATATTCTTCAAATCGTTCATCCAAAATGGACTGCCGAATCTTTTTGACCAAATGAACGATGAAGTAAAGGTTGTGAATGGAAGCGAGTGTTGCGGCAAACATCTCTTTCGCGCGAAAAAGATGCGCCACATACGCGCGCGTGTAGTGAGTACACGCATAGCACCCGCACCCCTCTTCAATGGGCGTATGATCATTCACGAATTTCGCGTTGAATAAATTTATCCTGCCGAGAGAGGTGTGCAGTGTGCCGTTGCGCGCCATTCGAGTCGGCGCCACGCAGTCAAAAAGATCGCAACCGTTCTCTACACCGCCAAAAAGATCCGCCGGCTCGCCGATACCCAAGAGATGCCGCGGTTTTTCTTCCGGCAGAATCGCGTTCACCCACCCCACGACTGTATACATGTCTTCTTTGTCAAACGAACCCCCGATGCCAAACCCGTCAAAATCCATTTCACTAATCACTCGCGCCGACTCCTTGCGGAGATCTTCAAATCGTCCGCCTTGCACAATACCAAAAAGTCCCTGCTTCCTGCTCCCTTCAGTATTTTTCTTATGCGCATCTAAACTGCGCTGTGCCCATCGATGCGTGCGCTCCATGGCTTCTTTCTGATATTCATGCGAAGCGTGCGGGGATGTACACTCGTCAAACGCGAATATCATATCAGCTCCAATATTGTGCTGAATCTCAATGGAACGTTCCGGCGTAAAATGGTGTTCACTCCCGCTGAACGGTGATTTGAAAGTCACGCCGTCTTCGGTGATCTTTGCCAGAATGGGAACTTCCTGCGAACCTTTGTCGCCATCCTCGCTCTCCTCCTCCTTGCCCCCCTTTGCTATTTTTGAAATACTCGTACCGAATGCGGCTCCAAGCGAGAATGCCTGAAAACCACCGGAATCGGTCATGGTGGGTCCCTGCCAGTTCATGAACCGATGCAAACCTCCCGCTTCTTTCAGTACCCGCTCTCCCGGCTGTAAATACAAATGGTAGGTATTGGCAAGCACCACCTCGGCGCCAAGATCGCGCACGTGTTCAGGAGAAAGCGCTTTTGTTGTCGCTTTCGTGCCAACCACAACAAACGCGGGCGTCTCTATCTTCCCATGAGGCGTCTCTAAGACCCCGGCCCGCCCCAGGCCGTTTTCTAATTTTTTTTCAATGGTAAACGTAAGCGGAGACATAGTGCTCTTAGCATAATAAAGGGTATTAAGCTGTAGAGCAAGCCCTACGGCTTAATACCCTTTGTTTCAACTGCACACCACACGGGCACTTCTTGTTTTCTAAGTCGCTTCGCACCTAAGAAAACAATGTCGCTCGGACGCTGTGTAAAACCTGCCTTGCTGATAAGCAGGTCAGAATTTTCCACGCGCTCCTCATTTGTTGAAATCAAAAAACCCCCGAACCGCAAATGGTCAAGGGTTTTTCCGCTTCGTGTTAATTAAAAGAGTCCCCTGAGGAGCGCCGTATAATTTAAACATTATACAATGTTTTGTTTAAGATATGCGAGCGCGCCATGAAGACCGCCAACGGCACCGAGAGTCGCTTTCTTGATAACGGGAATGGTTGGGAAAATATGCATGAGCTCTTTAAGATACCGCTCGGTTGCTTCAACTGAAATGGCCGGGTCCCCCACGATCATGGAACCGCCCAGCACCACGACATCAGGCGACCAATGAACAATCGTGTCGTTGAGACCGTACGCAAGAAATTTCGGCAAGGTCTCTTCCCAGAGCGCCTTCTCCGTAATCTCGTATGGCTTCATGCCGTAGCGTTTTCCCACGGCTACCCCCGACACGTAGCTTTCAAGGTCATTCCCTTCGCATTCGGGACACAGCGTATTGTCCGGATCAATGATCTGATGGCCGGGTTCAAAGCCGATTGCCGCTTCGTCAATTTTCCCTCCGACGATGCGCGAGCCGCCCACGCCGGTGCCCACGGTGATGTACGCCACGATGTCATACCGCTCGCCGGTCTGGGCGAGCGCCTCGCCCAAGCCAACGATAGCGGAATCATTCTCAATAAACACGGAAGCATCGCACCTTTTTTCCAACTCCTCCCGCAAAGGTTTTCCCACCCAATCGGGCAAATTGGGTGAATTGACCAACATGCCCTTTTCTTTATCAAACACTCCGGCAATGCCGCCAGCCATTGAAAGAATAAGCTCCCCGCCCGCAAGCGCCAAGGCGATCTCTTGAAAGAGCGCGATACCATCTTCAAATTTTTGAGGCGTATCCACGATGGCAGGATCACCAAATGATTTTCCGTCCCGCGATAGGGCCAAGCGCATTTTAGTGCCTCCGATATCAAATAAAATATACATTGGGTTTATTGTAGCAGATTTTGACGAACGAGGATATGTGAAAAAGTGATCATTGTTTTGAAAAGTTTTCGGTAAAATTTGACAAATTATGGTCATCTGCTACAATTACACGCGTCTACTGGAATTTCCCGGTAGATATTTTCTTTCCCAAAAACTTCACGAAGGAGATTGTTCTTATGCACAGCAAACAGCCGAATGACAAGCAAGTTGAAATTGTCAACCGTCAAAACCCGGGAATCGCGAACGCGAGCATCGTGCTGACCGTCAACCAACTCAAGGTTGCCAAGGCCAGCCAGGGTAAGCACTGCATCGGCATCGAGATGCAGAACAACATACCCGTTATCGCCGACACGACCACCGGCAAAGGGCTCGCCTTCCCGAAGCAAGACATGCGTATGTTCATCGACGCGGTCAAGAAGGGGGAGTTCGACTTCGTCTCGTAGACGGCGCCGGCTCTGTAGTAGTTCTTTATCGTATCCTTTTATGAGATACAACATGTAGTGAGAGGGGGTCCCGATGTTATTGGGACCCCTTTTTTGTTTGTTCATATCTATTAAATTAAGTGACGCCTACAATCCTTGCAAAGCAGTACTGTACGT
This region includes:
- the uvrB gene encoding excinuclease ABC subunit UvrB translates to MAKFKLKSEYKPAGDQPRAIAELVEGLSGGLAHQTLLGVTGSGKTFTVANVIEAVQKPTLVIAHNKTLAAQLAQEYRDFFPDNAVHYFVSYYDFYQPEAYLPVSDTYIEKDAQINEEIDRLRHASTQALLTRKDVIIVASVSCIYGLGSPEEYEKENLKLSIGDKINRTELLHRLVSIFFERTIADLSPGDFRGIGNVIEIMPVSEKVIFRVEIAGGEITRITKIDSTSQTILGEEKEIFLFPAKHFITDKDKKERAMKAIRQELKERIKELEKAGKELDAERLRRRTNHDLALIKEVGYCNGIENYSRHLSGKAPGEPPDTLLSYFPRNVDGTPGFLTVIDESHVSIPQIGGMYEGDASRKRNLVEYGFRLPSALDNRPLKFPEFEKRVGQVIFTSATPGNYEREVSKKIVEQVIRPTGLVDPEVTVRPILEKGKYKGQIQDFMAEAQQEIKKGNRVIATTLTKRMAEDLSEYFKEKGVKAEYLHSDIKTIDRIKILTKFRKGEFDCIVGVNLLREGLDLPEVTLIGILDADKEGFLRSETALIQIIGRAARNVFGRVILYADNMTGSMARAIAETNRRRTVQVAYNEKHGITPKTIIKKIHDIADQLESAHDKAVKANLTLDVQVFAGQPEKLKKLIRLKERQMNASVKILDFETAAILRDEIQALKDLSV
- the tgt gene encoding tRNA guanosine(34) transglycosylase Tgt: MSPLTFTIEKKLENGLGRAGVLETPHGKIETPAFVVVGTKATTKALSPEHVRDLGAEVVLANTYHLYLQPGERVLKEAGGLHRFMNWQGPTMTDSGGFQAFSLGAAFGTSISKIAKGGKEEESEDGDKGSQEVPILAKITEDGVTFKSPFSGSEHHFTPERSIEIQHNIGADMIFAFDECTSPHASHEYQKEAMERTHRWAQRSLDAHKKNTEGSRKQGLFGIVQGGRFEDLRKESARVISEMDFDGFGIGGSFDKEDMYTVVGWVNAILPEEKPRHLLGIGEPADLFGGVENGCDLFDCVAPTRMARNGTLHTSLGRINLFNAKFVNDHTPIEEGCGCYACTHYTRAYVAHLFRAKEMFAATLASIHNLYFIVHLVKKIRQSILDERFEEYKTEFLKEYYGKIQT
- a CDS encoding ROK family protein, which codes for MYILFDIGGTKMRLALSRDGKSFGDPAIVDTPQKFEDGIALFQEIALALAGGELILSMAGGIAGVFDKEKGMLVNSPNLPDWVGKPLREELEKRCDASVFIENDSAIVGLGEALAQTGERYDIVAYITVGTGVGGSRIVGGKIDEAAIGFEPGHQIIDPDNTLCPECEGNDLESYVSGVAVGKRYGMKPYEITEKALWEETLPKFLAYGLNDTIVHWSPDVVVLGGSMIVGDPAISVEATERYLKELMHIFPTIPVIKKATLGAVGGLHGALAYLKQNIV